One window of Microcoleus vaginatus PCC 9802 genomic DNA carries:
- a CDS encoding SDR family oxidoreductase codes for MIDLTGKVILVTGGSKGIGAVTVRTLVNAGAEVILHYFRSQKEAEAIAASVARDRCYLLAADLMVENAASTLWRDSLKWRGHIDILVNNAGIMQSAGIEDKFDIWSSAWQQTLQVNLIAVADLCRESLLHFQTRRVGTIINIASRAAFRGDDPNYLHYAASKGAIVALTRSIARGFAADNILAYTVAPGFVSTEMSNEFIQEFGEADIIRDIPIGKIAPPQDVANVIAFLASGLATHATGTTIDINGASYVH; via the coding sequence ATGATTGATTTAACCGGAAAGGTAATTTTAGTAACTGGTGGCTCGAAAGGGATTGGTGCAGTGACGGTGCGGACTCTGGTTAATGCTGGGGCCGAGGTGATTTTGCATTACTTTCGCAGTCAGAAAGAAGCTGAAGCGATCGCAGCAAGTGTTGCGCGCGATCGCTGTTATTTATTGGCAGCAGATTTGATGGTGGAAAACGCGGCCTCGACTTTGTGGCGAGATTCTTTAAAATGGCGCGGTCATATTGATATTTTAGTTAATAATGCGGGGATTATGCAGTCAGCGGGTATAGAGGACAAATTCGATATTTGGTCTTCAGCTTGGCAGCAAACTCTACAAGTTAATTTAATTGCCGTTGCCGATTTGTGCCGGGAATCTCTTCTGCATTTTCAGACTCGCAGGGTCGGTACAATTATTAATATAGCAAGTCGCGCTGCTTTTCGCGGCGATGACCCGAATTATCTGCACTACGCTGCGTCAAAAGGTGCTATTGTTGCTTTAACTCGCAGCATTGCTAGAGGGTTTGCGGCTGATAATATTTTGGCATATACAGTTGCACCGGGATTTGTCAGTACAGAAATGTCTAATGAGTTTATTCAGGAGTTCGGTGAAGCTGATATTATTCGCGATATCCCGATCGGCAAAATCGCTCCTCCTCAAGATGTTGCTAATGTTATCGCGTTTTTAGCATCCGGTTTAGCTACGCACGCTACCGGGACTACGATCGATATTAACGGAGCCTCTTATGTGCATTGA
- a CDS encoding calcium-binding protein, giving the protein MPSAVPVVSIPTPTPEPTPEPTPTPEPTPTPEPTPTPEPTPTPTPTPTPTPSGDDTFGGIDDTLGGGSGTSPAVIGGVLRGTATNDSLVASPGPDVISGLQGNDNLQGADGDDLIFGADDDDVLFGAPGNDVLDGGSGLDTLYGGKDNDSLDGGNNPDVLYGNDGNDTVIGGEGRDTAYGGKGSDSLRGGSGDDSFLGDRGDDIVWGDQGNDSLFGGDGEDLVFGNEGGDWLYGNAGGDTFFSGDGDDIVFGGDGDDIVDGGAGNDVLWGEAGKDVVAGGEGRDVFVIGAFSSPSGSSSDGTNAAFLTTGGPDIADADIFTDFRQGEDLIGLSGDLKFEDLVIFQSTETKAGSTIIRNGVSGDFLAVLPGVDSRTLGRSSFVIAPTVPGSATPLPLPTPPDSPTPTTSPTPTTSPTPTTSPTPTTSPTPTTSPTPTTSPTPTTSPTPDQPVPTFPTPTASPTPNFPTPTGSPTPTGSPTPILNQPPKAVNDNFTTVAGQELTLNVLLNDTDAEQSALTVTTFAPASKGNLVPVGGGVFKYTPNSGFSGTDSFSYSISDGNGGTSQAVATIRVSSPPQLVINDGVVVAKSNPTQTITAADLLVTDPDNTPSEIVYTITKAPDATRGFVQRGSTFLNVGGKFTQDDINNNIVKYNLLATGGSDSFTFTASDGSATVGPVSFSITVVDNIVDRSALPASSFTGSNLSDFILGGAGDDTLSGGDGNDIMDGSGGNDVEFGEAGNDSVVGAIGNDTVDGGLGNDTVDGEDGIDSLIGGLGNDLMFGGNDNDNLLGGDNNDSIDGGTGNDSMLGESGDDSILGGTGIDTLLGGIGDDSLDGGAGDDILDGGLGRNLLDGGINNDSISGADNDDTILGGEGTDTGLGGSGNDYVLGEAGTDSLLGEAGDDTLDGGAGSDCLSGAFGNDLVLGGDDNDSLSGGAGNDILGGGVGSDLLTGDAGNDFFYYETPSEGVDVIADFNANGSETDRFLFRSSNFAGLTNSGTTLDFTSFIVRNIGSSGDDISKQSVILFESKFDNAQAVNAVLKNQKGSSKTGAFFVYLNNTFNKYVLGFDPNVADDSLPAFDLGVLNSIPTVPGALSTVITASDFKFI; this is encoded by the coding sequence ATGCCAAGTGCAGTGCCAGTAGTAAGTATACCAACACCAACACCAGAACCTACACCAGAACCGACGCCAACACCAGAACCGACGCCAACACCAGAACCGACGCCAACACCAGAACCGACTCCAACTCCAACTCCGACTCCAACTCCAACTCCCTCCGGGGACGACACATTTGGGGGCATAGACGACACATTGGGCGGAGGCTCAGGTACGTCGCCCGCAGTCATCGGCGGCGTGCTCCGCGGCACAGCAACCAACGACTCCTTAGTTGCCAGTCCCGGGCCCGACGTGATTTCCGGCCTGCAAGGCAACGACAACCTGCAAGGAGCCGACGGCGACGATTTAATATTCGGGGCCGACGATGACGACGTGCTGTTCGGCGCGCCAGGCAACGACGTTCTCGATGGCGGTTCAGGACTCGATACCCTGTACGGAGGCAAAGACAACGACTCCCTCGACGGCGGAAATAACCCTGACGTGCTTTACGGCAATGACGGCAACGACACGGTAATCGGAGGCGAAGGCAGAGACACGGCTTACGGCGGCAAAGGCAGCGACAGCTTGCGTGGAGGCTCTGGCGACGATAGCTTTTTGGGCGATCGAGGCGACGACATCGTGTGGGGCGACCAAGGTAACGACTCGCTCTTCGGCGGCGATGGTGAAGACTTGGTATTTGGCAACGAAGGAGGCGACTGGCTCTACGGAAACGCCGGCGGGGATACATTTTTTTCCGGCGACGGCGACGACATCGTATTCGGCGGCGACGGTGATGACATCGTGGACGGCGGCGCGGGCAACGACGTTCTTTGGGGCGAAGCAGGCAAAGACGTAGTGGCAGGAGGCGAAGGCAGAGATGTCTTCGTCATCGGTGCCTTCAGTTCCCCCAGTGGCAGCAGCAGCGACGGCACTAACGCGGCCTTTCTCACCACAGGCGGCCCCGACATCGCCGATGCCGACATTTTCACAGACTTTCGCCAAGGCGAAGATTTAATCGGGTTAAGTGGCGACCTCAAGTTTGAAGATTTGGTAATCTTCCAAAGCACCGAGACCAAAGCCGGCAGCACGATTATTCGCAACGGCGTCAGTGGCGACTTTTTAGCAGTATTGCCCGGAGTCGACAGCAGAACCCTAGGGCGAAGCTCATTTGTAATTGCCCCCACAGTTCCCGGCAGCGCAACTCCACTTCCCCTACCGACGCCGCCAGACAGTCCGACGCCGACAACCAGTCCGACGCCGACAACCAGTCCGACGCCGACAACCAGTCCGACACCGACAACCAGTCCGACGCCGACAACCAGTCCGACGCCGACAACCAGTCCGACGCCGACAACCAGTCCGACGCCAGACCAGCCGGTGCCGACGTTCCCGACACCGACAGCCAGTCCGACGCCGAATTTCCCGACGCCGACAGGCAGTCCGACGCCGACAGGCAGTCCCACCCCCATCCTTAACCAACCTCCAAAAGCAGTTAACGACAACTTCACCACGGTTGCGGGTCAAGAACTCACTCTCAACGTTCTGCTGAACGACACTGACGCGGAACAAAGCGCTCTGACTGTCACGACTTTTGCTCCAGCAAGCAAAGGGAACCTGGTTCCCGTGGGCGGCGGCGTATTCAAATACACCCCGAATTCGGGCTTCTCGGGTACTGACAGCTTCAGCTACTCGATCTCAGACGGTAACGGTGGCACAAGTCAGGCGGTAGCAACCATCCGCGTCAGCAGCCCGCCGCAGCTAGTAATTAACGACGGTGTGGTGGTTGCCAAAAGTAATCCTACCCAGACAATCACCGCTGCGGATTTGTTAGTGACAGATCCCGACAACACGCCGTCGGAAATCGTTTACACGATTACCAAAGCCCCCGACGCTACCAGAGGTTTTGTCCAAAGGGGCAGCACCTTTCTCAACGTCGGCGGCAAATTCACCCAAGACGATATCAACAACAACATCGTCAAATACAACTTGCTGGCGACAGGTGGCAGTGACAGTTTCACGTTTACCGCCTCCGACGGGTCTGCAACTGTTGGGCCGGTATCCTTCAGCATCACGGTGGTAGATAATATTGTCGATCGCAGCGCACTCCCGGCCAGCAGCTTTACAGGCAGCAACCTCAGCGACTTCATCCTCGGCGGGGCCGGCGACGATACCCTATCTGGCGGCGACGGCAACGACATCATGGATGGCAGTGGCGGCAACGACGTCGAATTCGGTGAAGCAGGCAACGACTCGGTGGTGGGTGCGATCGGCAACGACACCGTTGACGGCGGACTGGGCAACGACACCGTTGACGGCGAAGACGGCATAGACTCGCTGATCGGCGGACTGGGCAACGACCTGATGTTCGGCGGCAATGACAATGACAACCTCTTGGGCGGTGACAACAACGACAGCATTGATGGCGGAACAGGCAATGACTCGATGTTGGGAGAATCCGGCGACGACTCGATACTTGGTGGCACTGGGATTGACACCTTACTTGGTGGCATTGGCGACGACTCCCTCGACGGCGGTGCCGGCGACGACATCCTCGACGGTGGACTGGGCAGAAACTTGCTCGACGGCGGTATCAATAACGATTCCATATCCGGCGCCGACAACGATGACACGATTTTGGGTGGAGAAGGCACCGACACGGGACTCGGAGGTTCGGGCAATGACTACGTGTTGGGCGAGGCCGGCACCGATTCCCTGTTAGGCGAAGCGGGCGACGACACTCTCGACGGCGGTGCCGGCAGCGACTGTCTCAGCGGCGCCTTCGGCAATGACTTGGTGTTGGGCGGCGATGACAACGACTCGCTTTCCGGCGGTGCGGGCAATGACATTTTGGGTGGCGGTGTCGGTTCTGACTTGCTCACGGGCGATGCTGGCAATGATTTCTTCTACTACGAAACTCCCAGCGAAGGCGTGGACGTGATTGCTGACTTTAACGCTAACGGCAGCGAGACCGACAGATTTTTGTTCAGGTCGTCAAATTTCGCAGGTTTAACCAACTCAGGAACTACTCTCGATTTCACCAGTTTTATCGTCAGGAATATCGGGTCTAGCGGCGACGACATCAGCAAGCAATCAGTCATTTTGTTTGAATCTAAATTTGATAACGCTCAAGCAGTAAATGCAGTGTTGAAGAATCAAAAGGGTTCTAGCAAAACGGGAGCTTTCTTCGTGTACCTGAACAATACTTTTAACAAGTACGTTCTCGGCTTTGACCCGAATGTGGCAGATGACAGTCTCCCAGCTTTTGATTTGGGAGTTTTGAATTCTATTCCTACAGTGCCGGGAGCGCTCAGCACCGTCATTACGGCATCTGACTTTAAGTTTATTTAG
- a CDS encoding calcium-binding protein: MPSAVPVAFLEGRLPDENGDSLDSGTAPQPTPSSGTEPMMTGTSTTMMTGTSTTMTGTSTTMTTGTSTTMTGTSTTMTTGTSTTMTGTSTTMTGTGPDISITPVPRPPVTVPTPPPEPLFVDGLVVANDGSNYLIGSLFNDTISGGGGDDTLLSRDGDDLLRGEDGNDSLNGGAGKDIVEGGRGNDTARGGKGDDLVSGDQGDDLAFGDQGNDLVLGSEGNDSLYGGKGNDCLRGGGEDDLIFGDKGNDSVFGDTGNDCLLGAGGNDILLGQEGGDVITGGVGNDTGEGGEGDDLLFGGDGNDSLSGDAGDDILSGDRGSDTLTGGDGSDIFVLGRVGTSPDSNGFLTTGGREIGDADVIRDFNAGDSIGLAGGLNFTELEIFQGQGSNSSNTIIRDRRTGEFLAVLIDVRSNSLDESRFTTAQIPRVNDNPFTIEGTTTSPAASPGTSPAASPGTSPAASPGTSPAASPGTSPAASPAASPGTSPAASPAASPGTSPAASPAASPGTSPAASPAASPGTSPAASPAASPGTSPAASPAASPGTSPAASPAASPGTSPAASPAASPGTSPAASPAASPGTSPAASPAASPGTSPAASPAASPGTSPNPTPTTGPLPIQVPGTSPSPTAGATTPSPSPSIVPTPTAAPPTPPPLGGGPTPPSFTSPTPNQPPIVETGKTLTGLQNLPLSLSISAPSDPEGQPLSIAVVGLPNPTFGQVITGTNPLTVNQKLTVQDLLGLKFQPGTNVIGPAGSFSYSVADDQGGTAAASVAININSFDTSVTVPTLLPPIAVNDGIVFTSTNNSQPTFIDVLANDSSPQQGPLNIINVSTPQLGIAVNLVSQVQFIPGNVAGTTAFTYSVSDGLGTIPGTGTITVQILPADSGPNNLVGGSLPDNLNGLAGSDTIDGQGGNDTINGDLDNDVLVGGLGADTMTGGGGSNQFRYTSPAQGGPVFDAASSAAIDAAIAAGGYDVITDFNGLGVPIADQFNFAPGFPNLSNGSQVLLNVQTTVSANILGGTAFLFAYDSGGNTYIIYDGNGNNVAGADSRILAKLNGVTGVSSLSGFDFTFI, translated from the coding sequence ATGCCAAGTGCAGTACCAGTAGCTTTTCTCGAAGGGCGGCTACCCGATGAGAACGGGGATAGTTTGGATAGCGGCACGGCGCCGCAGCCTACGCCCTCGTCGGGAACGGAGCCGATGATGACGGGGACTTCGACAACGATGATGACGGGGACTTCGACAACGATGACGGGGACCTCGACAACGATGACGACGGGGACTTCGACAACGATGACGGGGACCTCGACAACGATGACGACGGGGACTTCGACAACGATGACGGGGACTTCGACAACGATGACGGGGACGGGCCCGGACATTTCGATCACCCCGGTGCCGCGGCCACCTGTGACAGTTCCCACGCCTCCCCCAGAGCCACTTTTTGTCGATGGCTTAGTTGTCGCAAATGACGGCAGTAATTATTTAATCGGCAGCTTGTTCAATGACACGATTTCCGGGGGTGGCGGCGACGACACGCTTTTGAGTCGGGACGGAGACGATCTACTTAGGGGCGAAGACGGTAACGATTCTCTCAACGGTGGCGCTGGTAAAGATATCGTTGAGGGTGGGCGTGGCAATGACACGGCGCGGGGGGGCAAAGGCGATGACTTGGTTTCTGGCGACCAAGGCGATGACCTAGCTTTTGGCGACCAGGGCAACGATCTTGTCTTGGGTTCTGAAGGCAACGACTCGCTCTATGGCGGTAAAGGGAATGACTGTCTGCGCGGAGGTGGCGAGGACGACCTGATTTTTGGCGACAAGGGCAATGACAGTGTTTTTGGCGACACGGGTAACGACTGCCTCCTAGGCGCTGGGGGCAATGATATTTTGTTGGGCCAGGAGGGCGGGGATGTCATCACCGGCGGTGTTGGTAACGATACTGGTGAGGGCGGCGAGGGTGATGACCTACTCTTCGGGGGCGACGGCAATGATTCTTTGTCTGGAGATGCTGGGGATGATATTCTTTCGGGCGATCGCGGGTCTGATACTCTGACAGGAGGCGACGGATCGGATATCTTTGTTCTCGGTAGGGTGGGCACGTCGCCTGATAGCAACGGGTTTCTCACTACTGGGGGCCGCGAAATCGGCGATGCTGATGTAATTAGAGATTTTAATGCGGGAGATTCGATCGGTTTGGCTGGAGGTCTGAACTTTACCGAATTAGAAATTTTCCAAGGTCAAGGCTCGAATTCTAGCAACACGATTATTAGGGACAGGCGAACTGGGGAATTTTTGGCGGTGTTGATTGATGTTCGATCGAACTCGCTAGATGAATCTAGGTTCACTACAGCTCAAATACCGCGCGTAAACGACAATCCCTTCACCATTGAGGGGACAACAACGAGTCCGGCAGCATCACCGGGGACAAGTCCGGCAGCATCACCGGGGACAAGTCCGGCAGCATCACCGGGGACAAGTCCGGCAGCATCACCGGGGACAAGTCCGGCAGCATCACCGGCAGCATCACCGGGGACAAGTCCGGCAGCATCACCGGCAGCATCACCGGGGACAAGTCCGGCAGCATCACCGGCAGCATCACCGGGGACAAGTCCGGCAGCATCACCGGCAGCATCACCGGGGACAAGTCCGGCAGCATCACCGGCAGCATCACCGGGGACAAGTCCGGCAGCATCACCGGCAGCATCACCGGGGACAAGTCCGGCAGCATCACCGGCAGCATCACCGGGGACAAGTCCGGCAGCATCACCGGCAGCATCACCGGGGACAAGTCCGGCAGCATCACCGGCAGCATCACCGGGGACAAGTCCGGCAGCATCACCGGCAGCATCACCGGGGACAAGTCCGGCAGCATCACCGGCAGCATCACCGGGGACAAGTCCGAATCCAACTCCAACCACGGGGCCATTGCCGATACAGGTTCCGGGTACGAGTCCGAGTCCGACTGCGGGCGCGACAACTCCGAGTCCGAGTCCTTCGATCGTCCCCACTCCAACTGCGGCGCCTCCAACTCCTCCGCCTTTAGGCGGCGGGCCGACTCCGCCGAGTTTTACATCTCCGACTCCTAACCAGCCGCCGATCGTGGAAACTGGCAAGACGCTGACTGGTTTGCAAAATTTGCCTCTGTCTCTGAGCATTTCGGCGCCCAGCGACCCGGAGGGCCAGCCACTGTCGATCGCGGTAGTCGGACTTCCCAATCCTACTTTTGGTCAGGTAATTACGGGTACAAACCCCCTCACCGTGAACCAAAAGTTAACCGTTCAGGATTTACTTGGGCTGAAATTTCAACCTGGAACAAACGTGATCGGGCCAGCCGGTTCTTTCAGCTACAGCGTAGCTGACGACCAAGGCGGCACGGCAGCAGCGTCAGTGGCAATTAACATCAATTCTTTCGATACCTCCGTAACTGTTCCAACTCTCCTGCCGCCGATTGCGGTCAATGACGGCATCGTATTTACGAGTACGAATAATTCGCAGCCCACTTTCATCGACGTGCTGGCCAACGATTCCAGCCCGCAACAAGGGCCGCTCAACATTATCAATGTCAGCACACCGCAACTGGGGATAGCTGTAAATCTTGTCTCTCAAGTGCAATTCATCCCCGGTAACGTAGCGGGTACAACTGCTTTCACCTACAGCGTCAGCGACGGATTAGGGACAATTCCTGGAACAGGTACTATCACCGTTCAAATCTTGCCGGCTGATAGCGGGCCTAACAATTTGGTTGGGGGTTCTTTGCCGGACAATTTGAACGGTTTGGCGGGCAGCGATACTATTGATGGTCAAGGCGGCAACGATACGATTAACGGCGATTTGGATAACGACGTGCTCGTAGGCGGCCTCGGCGCAGATACCATGACGGGGGGCGGCGGCAGCAATCAATTCCGCTATACCAGCCCTGCACAAGGTGGGCCAGTCTTTGATGCGGCTTCTTCGGCGGCGATCGATGCTGCGATCGCAGCGGGCGGATACGATGTGATTACCGACTTTAACGGCCTGGGTGTGCCGATCGCCGATCAGTTTAATTTTGCCCCAGGATTCCCCAATCTCAGCAATGGCAGTCAAGTTCTGCTGAATGTGCAGACAACTGTTTCTGCAAATATTCTAGGAGGAACTGCTTTCTTGTTTGCTTACGATTCCGGCGGCAATACTTACATCATTTATGACGGCAATGGCAATAACGTCGCCGGTGCTGATTCTCGCATTTTGGCGAAGTTAAATGGTGTAACTGGGGTTTCTTCTCTTTCGGGATTTGACTTCACGTTTATCTAA
- a CDS encoding DJ-1/PfpI/YhbO family deglycase/protease has product MTTDKGSNTKRVAILIENGVEDSEFLVPYNALKQAGFEVVVLGSRTNEKYAGKQGKVAQQADGTTTEAVPAEFDAVIIPGGMAPDMMRTNPNTVRFVREAFEQGKIVAAVCHGPQVLIEADLLKGKNATGFLAIKTDMINAGANYINEALVVDGNLITSRQPGDLAIFTTAIMARLGYGGKEVGLPEETDTNAEWWKLANGWGGSTQGDIVKGLNTALAGERYACEAFQNYAEKTQDNDLQSLLREMIQNKQNHILALEKRLNDFGEKPSIPAQIADKYAKLKTSMQGTDETFLLRSTLGELQTGVVDVNNLRVKFTDPVSTAILTEIESDLSKCEQVVAKLFRARAASQEIKSPKPSTSPAVKM; this is encoded by the coding sequence ATGACAACCGATAAGGGTAGCAACACAAAACGAGTTGCCATACTCATTGAAAATGGAGTTGAAGATTCGGAATTTTTAGTTCCTTACAACGCCTTAAAACAAGCAGGATTTGAAGTAGTTGTCCTCGGTTCGCGGACAAACGAAAAGTATGCAGGGAAACAAGGAAAAGTGGCCCAGCAGGCTGACGGAACTACCACTGAAGCAGTACCCGCAGAATTCGATGCAGTGATAATTCCCGGCGGTATGGCTCCTGATATGATGCGGACTAATCCCAATACAGTACGTTTTGTACGAGAAGCATTTGAGCAAGGAAAAATCGTCGCTGCTGTTTGCCACGGCCCGCAAGTTTTGATTGAAGCCGACTTGCTGAAAGGCAAAAATGCGACTGGTTTCTTGGCAATTAAAACAGACATGATTAATGCCGGAGCTAACTACATCAACGAAGCTTTAGTAGTTGACGGCAACTTGATTACTTCCCGCCAACCGGGAGATTTAGCAATATTTACCACCGCAATTATGGCTCGCCTCGGTTACGGCGGAAAAGAAGTCGGTTTGCCAGAAGAAACTGACACAAATGCAGAATGGTGGAAATTAGCTAATGGTTGGGGAGGTTCGACACAAGGCGACATTGTTAAAGGTTTGAATACCGCCCTCGCAGGGGAACGCTATGCTTGCGAAGCGTTTCAAAATTATGCGGAAAAAACCCAAGACAACGATTTGCAATCGCTCTTGAGAGAAATGATTCAAAACAAACAGAACCACATCCTCGCTCTCGAAAAACGCCTCAACGATTTCGGTGAAAAACCCTCAATTCCTGCCCAAATTGCTGACAAATACGCTAAATTAAAAACCTCGATGCAAGGAACCGATGAAACGTTCTTGCTGCGGAGCACTCTAGGTGAGTTGCAAACCGGTGTTGTCGATGTCAACAACCTGCGGGTGAAGTTCACAGATCCGGTATCAACTGCAATTTTGACAGAGATAGAATCGGATTTGTCTAAGTGTGAGCAAGTCGTTGCTAAACTCTTCCGCGCCCGTGCAGCTTCCCAGGAAATTAAGTCGCCTAAACCTTCGACTAGCCCCGCTGTAAAAATGTAA
- a CDS encoding rhomboid family intramembrane serine protease, whose translation MVPLRDDNPITITPYVTYGLIAANILVFLYELSLGDRQLTQFFYSWAVIPCQLSNMCRVALPVSPFPEWTTLISSQFLHAGFLHIAGNMLFLWIFGNNVEDRLGHVKFIIFYLTSGVLASLTQWFFSSASAIPSLGASGAIAGVMGAYILRYPQARVLTLLPLGIFFTTVRVPAFFFLGFWFAQQALSGLASLNAPASVGMESGGVAYWAHAGGFVFGAILGPLLGLFSEENQI comes from the coding sequence GTGGTTCCCTTACGCGATGACAATCCCATTACTATCACTCCCTACGTCACCTACGGGCTGATTGCGGCAAACATATTAGTATTTTTGTACGAACTCAGTTTGGGCGATCGACAATTAACCCAATTCTTCTACTCTTGGGCCGTAATTCCTTGCCAGTTAAGCAATATGTGTCGGGTTGCTCTGCCAGTTTCGCCATTTCCCGAATGGACGACACTAATTAGCTCCCAATTCCTGCACGCAGGCTTTCTCCACATTGCCGGAAATATGTTATTTTTGTGGATTTTTGGGAACAACGTAGAAGACCGTTTAGGACACGTCAAATTTATAATATTTTACCTTACTTCCGGCGTTTTAGCATCACTAACTCAGTGGTTTTTTTCCTCAGCATCTGCCATTCCGTCCCTGGGTGCTAGCGGCGCGATCGCAGGCGTGATGGGAGCTTACATTCTCAGATATCCCCAAGCCAGAGTTCTGACACTGCTTCCCCTGGGAATCTTTTTTACCACCGTCAGAGTCCCCGCTTTCTTCTTTCTAGGATTTTGGTTTGCACAGCAAGCATTGAGCGGCCTGGCTTCCTTGAATGCCCCCGCAAGTGTCGGCATGGAATCCGGGGGAGTTGCCTACTGGGCCCACGCCGGCGGCTTTGTGTTCGGCGCTATTCTCGGCCCTTTGCTGGGATTGTTTTCTGAGGAAAATCAGATTTAA